In Schistocerca piceifrons isolate TAMUIC-IGC-003096 chromosome 9, iqSchPice1.1, whole genome shotgun sequence, the following proteins share a genomic window:
- the LOC124717005 gene encoding cell cycle control protein 50A: MMTNIDEAVVKSKRPADSAFKQQRLAAWQPILTAGTVLPTFFVIGIAFIPVGIGLLHFSYEVKEFTLDYTECKEYLPDKRVHGSERCSDVIDKNRTCICQEDFTLTEEFAGKVYMYYGLSNFYQNHRRYVKSRDDNQLLGQLDQPPSKDCSPYDYTNDTTNKMPIAPCGAIANSLFSDKLTILSHRMDNQEVPMLRKGIAWPSDKQIKFRNPPAPNGNLSAAFQGYAKPLRWAKPVYELDPDDPENNGFQNEDLIVWMRTAALPEFRKLYRLVNHNATGYVDGLPRGNYTLRVQYNYQVNAFNGTKYMILSTTSLLGGKNPFLGIAYIVVGSVCLFLGIVFLFIHVKCGKSTSEMINVNPRTPYQ, translated from the coding sequence ATGATGACTAATATCGACGAGGCGGTTGTAAAGTCTAAGCGACCTGCAGACAGCGCCTTCAAACAGCAACGATTGGCAGCATGGCAGCCGATATTGACAGCCGGCACAGTGCTACCAACGTTCTTCGTCATCGGCATCGCCTTCATCCCTGTCGGTATAGGTCTGCTGCACTTTTCGTACGAAGTAAAGGAATTCACACTCGATTACACCGAGTGTAAGGAGTACCTGCCGGACAAGCGAGTACACGGCTCAGAAAGGTGCTCCGACGTCATCGACAAGAACCGGACGTGCATCTGTCAAGAGGACTTCACACTCACCGAAGAATTCGCCGGCAAGGTGTACATGTACTATGGGCTGTCAAATTTCTACCAGAATCACCGGCGGTACGTAAAGTCGCGTGACGACAACCAGCTGTTGGGCCAACTCGATCAGCCTCCTTCCAAGGACTGCAGCCCGTACGATTACACGAACGACACTACCAACAAAATGCCTATAGCCCCCTGCGGTGCTATCGCCAACTCACTCTTCAGTGACAAACTGACGATTCTTTCACACCGGATGGACAATCAGGAAGTCCCAATGCTGCGTAAGGGAATCGCCTGGCCGTCTGACAAGCAAATCAAATTTCGCAACCCACCTGCACCCAACGGAAACTTGTCTGCAGCCTTCCAGGGTTACGCCAAACCCCTCCGCTGGGCTAAACCTGTCTACGAGCTCGATCCAGACGACCCGGAGAACAACGGTTTCCAGAATGAGGACCTCATTGTGTGGATGAGAACTGCAGCCTTGCCCGAGTTCAGGAAGCTCTACCGCCTCGTCAACCATAATGCTACCGGCTACGTCGATGGACTACCTCGTGGTAACTACACTCTAAGAGTTCAATACAACTACCAAGTAAACGCCTTTAATGGCACGAAATACATGATATTATCAACTACGTCGCTACTAGGTGGGAAAAATCCGTTTCTTGGCATTGCCTACATAGTCGTAGGATCCGTCTGCCTTTTCCTGGGCATAGTGTTCCTGTTCATCCATGTAAAATGTGGGAAGAGCACCTCGGAGATGATAAACGTAAATCCCAGGACTCCGTATCAGTAG